A section of the Chryseobacterium ginsenosidimutans genome encodes:
- a CDS encoding tagaturonate reductase — translation MENQTKQKLNRQNSGIDTKLPIKIVQFGGGNFMRGFTDYVIDKLNKEAGFNAGIVNIQPTQNGSVHKLEEQGNLYTLFSRGIKKGEIIDEKCVISAIQKSINPYADYNSFLELAKEEQLEFVFSNTTETGIAYDETENSYEGPHKNFPAKVAVLLHERYKHFNGATDKGLRIIPCELIEDNAFVLKSMILKYAQLWNLEDGFVQWIEQSNHFHNTLVDRIVPGYPKDDAATYEEQLDYEDPMMVVSETFLLWVIQGGEDLKQRIPFDQINEQILVVDDIQPYRLRKVRILNGGHTLMLAPAILAGKEIVKEAIDDQFIGTFLSDSIFNEVNPTLGLDETELKEFAEEVFDRFRNPFIKHHLASIALYFVSKFKVRVVPSLLAYVERNNKLPLNLTFSLASLIRFYQGSFGEKSLPLNDEEAIVNRFKEIWKNEDYEVVSELSLSEKMFWDTDLTQVEGLKAAVAKALYEIDHNDMETAYKNFIQFYS, via the coding sequence ATGGAAAATCAGACAAAACAAAAATTAAACCGTCAAAACAGCGGTATAGATACAAAATTACCAATCAAAATCGTACAGTTCGGTGGAGGAAACTTCATGCGCGGATTTACAGATTATGTGATTGATAAATTAAATAAAGAAGCAGGTTTCAATGCAGGAATTGTAAATATACAGCCTACGCAAAACGGTTCGGTTCACAAACTCGAAGAACAGGGAAATCTCTATACTTTATTTTCAAGAGGAATTAAAAAAGGTGAAATCATTGATGAAAAATGTGTGATTTCAGCGATTCAGAAGTCGATTAATCCTTATGCAGATTATAACAGTTTCTTAGAATTAGCAAAAGAAGAACAACTTGAATTTGTATTTTCAAATACAACCGAAACCGGAATTGCTTACGACGAAACTGAAAATTCGTATGAAGGTCCGCACAAAAATTTCCCTGCAAAAGTGGCGGTTTTACTTCACGAAAGATATAAGCACTTCAATGGTGCGACAGATAAAGGATTAAGAATTATTCCTTGCGAACTGATTGAAGATAATGCATTCGTTTTAAAAAGTATGATCTTAAAATATGCCCAACTTTGGAACTTAGAAGATGGTTTTGTGCAATGGATTGAACAAAGTAACCATTTCCACAATACGTTGGTAGACAGGATCGTTCCGGGATATCCGAAAGATGATGCAGCGACTTACGAAGAACAGTTGGATTATGAAGATCCGATGATGGTGGTTTCAGAAACATTCTTATTGTGGGTGATTCAGGGAGGTGAAGATTTGAAACAGAGAATTCCTTTCGATCAGATCAACGAGCAGATTTTGGTGGTGGATGATATTCAGCCTTACCGTTTAAGAAAAGTAAGAATTCTGAATGGCGGACATACATTAATGTTAGCTCCGGCAATTTTAGCAGGAAAAGAAATCGTGAAAGAAGCGATTGATGACCAGTTTATCGGGACTTTTTTAAGCGATTCTATTTTTAATGAAGTCAATCCGACCTTAGGTTTAGATGAAACTGAATTAAAAGAATTTGCAGAAGAAGTGTTCGACAGATTCAGAAATCCTTTCATTAAGCATCATTTGGCAAGCATCGCTTTATATTTTGTTTCTAAATTTAAAGTAAGAGTAGTTCCGAGTTTATTGGCGTATGTTGAAAGAAATAATAAATTACCTCTGAACTTAACGTTCTCTCTGGCAAGTTTAATCAGATTCTATCAGGGAAGTTTTGGTGAAAAATCTCTTCCTTTGAATGACGAAGAAGCCATCGTGAACAGGTTCAAAGAAATCTGGAAAAACGAAGATTACGAAGTAGTTTCAGAACTTTCGTTAAGCGAAAAAATGTTCTGGGATACCGACCTTACACAGGTTGAAGGCCTGAAAGCCGCAGTAGCAAAAGCATTGTACGAAATCGATCACAATGACATGGAAACTGCCTACAAAAATTTTATTCAATTTTATTCTTAA
- a CDS encoding sugar kinase, with protein MGSKILTFGEVIMRLSPPGNKTMKQSHEMEFFFGGTELNVASSLATMGCDVTHISNVSDDFVGESALSFIKSFGINTTFINKNEHPLGLYFLEVGSSVRASRIAYNRLNGSFANIKPEQIDWKKALEGCKYFHWTGISPGISEGAYETLKEGLLTARKMGIEVTTDPAYRSNLWKYGKNGNEVLKELVSYSTIFIGGVNEINEILGTQFSSDQQGFIEACEELKKQCPSIHKIFDKIRIGVTASSQQTQGRALINGNYFETKFLEIDNVVDRIGTGDAFAAGLIYGLLNFDDEKALNFANAACAIKHTILGDVNYCSAEDILEVMAGNSGGRIKR; from the coding sequence ATGGGCAGCAAAATTCTTACTTTTGGTGAAGTCATCATGAGACTTTCACCTCCCGGAAACAAAACAATGAAGCAAAGCCACGAAATGGAATTCTTTTTTGGCGGAACGGAGCTTAATGTAGCATCTTCATTGGCAACAATGGGTTGTGATGTGACGCATATCAGTAATGTTTCTGATGATTTCGTCGGAGAATCAGCACTTTCTTTCATTAAAAGTTTTGGTATCAATACGACTTTCATCAACAAAAACGAACATCCTTTAGGTTTATATTTTCTTGAAGTGGGTTCATCAGTTCGTGCGAGCAGAATTGCTTACAACAGACTGAACGGTTCTTTTGCCAACATTAAACCCGAACAGATCGACTGGAAAAAAGCTTTGGAAGGGTGCAAGTATTTTCACTGGACAGGTATCAGCCCCGGAATTTCGGAAGGTGCTTATGAAACTTTAAAAGAAGGATTATTAACCGCCCGTAAAATGGGAATTGAAGTGACAACCGATCCAGCTTACCGATCTAACCTTTGGAAATATGGTAAAAACGGAAACGAAGTTTTAAAGGAATTGGTTTCTTACTCAACAATTTTTATCGGTGGGGTAAATGAGATTAATGAAATTTTGGGAACTCAGTTTTCATCAGATCAACAAGGTTTTATCGAAGCTTGTGAAGAATTAAAAAAACAATGTCCTTCTATTCATAAAATTTTCGACAAAATAAGAATCGGCGTTACAGCGAGTTCTCAGCAGACGCAGGGAAGAGCTTTGATTAACGGAAATTATTTTGAAACCAAATTTTTAGAAATAGACAATGTAGTCGACAGAATCGGAACGGGAGATGCTTTTGCAGCAGGTTTGATTTATGGTTTATTAAATTTCGATGACGAAAAAGCTTTAAATTTTGCCAACGCAGCCTGTGCCATCAAACACACCATTTTAGGGGATGTCAATTACTGTAGTGCAGAAGATATTCTCGAAGTGATGGCCGGAAATTCAGGAGGACGCATCAAAAGGTAG
- a CDS encoding gluconate 5-dehydrogenase: MNLFDLSGKVAVVTGGTHGLGMAMAEGLAAAGAELAITSTTPSKLDEALEYYRSKGYNATGYLFDVTDELEAAQKVSLMLATHGKIDILVNNAGIIKRVPALEMDVADFRKVIDVDLTGPFIMSQLVGKHMIKRKSGKIINICSMMSELGRDNVVAYASAKGGLKMLTKNLATEWAKHNIQVNGIGPGYFATSQTEPIRVDGHPFNDFIISRTPEGRWGNPEDLAGTAIFLASDASRFINGQIIYVDGGILATIGKPANE; the protein is encoded by the coding sequence ATGAATTTATTCGATTTATCCGGTAAAGTAGCCGTTGTAACTGGCGGTACTCACGGATTAGGAATGGCAATGGCAGAAGGTCTTGCCGCTGCAGGTGCTGAACTGGCAATCACAAGTACAACTCCCTCAAAATTAGATGAAGCTTTAGAATATTATCGCAGCAAAGGATATAACGCTACAGGTTATCTATTTGATGTAACAGACGAACTGGAAGCCGCTCAGAAAGTATCATTAATGCTTGCTACACATGGGAAAATAGACATCCTGGTCAACAATGCGGGAATCATCAAACGTGTTCCGGCTTTAGAGATGGATGTTGCAGACTTTAGAAAAGTAATCGATGTAGACCTTACCGGTCCTTTCATTATGTCTCAATTGGTTGGAAAGCACATGATCAAAAGAAAATCCGGAAAGATCATTAACATCTGCTCGATGATGAGTGAGCTTGGCCGTGATAATGTAGTGGCCTATGCTTCTGCAAAGGGCGGTCTTAAAATGCTGACTAAAAATTTAGCAACAGAATGGGCAAAACATAATATTCAGGTGAACGGTATCGGTCCCGGATATTTTGCAACTTCTCAGACAGAACCAATCCGTGTGGATGGGCACCCTTTCAATGATTTTATCATCAGCAGAACTCCGGAAGGAAGATGGGGTAACCCCGAAGACCTTGCAGGAACGGCTATTTTCTTAGCTTCAGACGCAAGCAGATTCATCAACGGACAGATTATTTACGTTGATGGCGGTATTTTGGCGACCATCGGGAAGCCTGCTAATGAATAA
- a CDS encoding UxaA family hydrolase has product MQKKVLKVNPKDNVIVALMDLPAGESVNLDGTDYTILKDIKAKHKFAAVDFEDGDHILMYGVIVGKANQSIKQGEVITTENVKHQSAKVVGKTDTLGWTPPNVDKWKDRTFMGYHREDGQVGTENVWLFFPLVFCENKNIETLKDIFEKELLHDKASKHQLLLRSLLNGGATVEVEEEEPDTRVFKNIDVRFITHQGGCGGIRQDAEALGRLFAGYVNNPNVAGATVLSLGCQNLQVQIFMDSLHALAPNNKKPIVVYEQQKSGTIDEMLTGVIKDSYEGIKKSNEIERKPASITKLNIGLECGGSDGFSGISANPVLGEVSDIMAAVGGTTMLAEFPELCGVEQELVNRCINDEDGVKFLKLMKDFEASVVAAGSGFDMNPSPGNIKDGLITDAMKSAGASKKGGAAPIVEVLDFTEYATKPGLNLLCTPGNDAECTTALVGSGATVVLFTTGLGTPMGNPIAPVVKISSNTILAEKMSDIIDFNAGTVISGEKTIPEAADELLELIINVASGEVRTKADVLNQNDFIPWRRGVSL; this is encoded by the coding sequence ATGCAAAAGAAAGTACTGAAAGTAAATCCCAAAGACAACGTTATTGTAGCGTTGATGGATTTACCCGCCGGAGAATCGGTGAATCTAGACGGTACAGATTATACGATTCTTAAAGATATTAAAGCAAAACATAAATTCGCTGCCGTAGATTTTGAGGATGGCGACCATATCTTAATGTATGGCGTAATCGTCGGAAAAGCCAACCAATCCATCAAGCAGGGCGAAGTAATTACCACCGAAAACGTAAAACATCAAAGTGCAAAAGTAGTCGGGAAAACCGATACTCTGGGCTGGACTCCACCCAATGTTGACAAATGGAAAGACCGTACTTTCATGGGATATCACCGTGAAGACGGACAAGTGGGAACGGAAAATGTCTGGCTATTCTTCCCATTGGTATTCTGTGAAAATAAGAACATTGAAACGCTGAAGGATATTTTTGAAAAAGAATTACTTCACGACAAAGCCAGCAAACATCAATTGTTACTTCGTTCTTTATTGAACGGTGGAGCAACTGTTGAGGTTGAAGAGGAAGAACCGGATACAAGAGTATTTAAAAATATCGATGTACGATTCATTACGCACCAAGGCGGTTGTGGCGGAATTCGTCAGGATGCTGAAGCGTTGGGAAGACTGTTTGCAGGATATGTGAACAATCCGAATGTTGCGGGAGCTACGGTTCTCAGCTTAGGCTGTCAGAATCTTCAGGTTCAGATTTTTATGGACTCACTGCATGCATTGGCTCCAAATAACAAAAAACCAATTGTTGTTTATGAACAGCAAAAATCGGGTACCATCGATGAAATGCTGACCGGCGTTATTAAAGATTCTTATGAAGGCATTAAAAAATCCAACGAAATAGAGAGAAAACCAGCATCCATCACCAAACTGAACATTGGTTTGGAATGTGGTGGCTCAGATGGTTTTTCAGGAATTTCTGCAAACCCTGTTTTGGGCGAAGTTTCAGATATTATGGCGGCAGTGGGCGGAACAACCATGCTTGCCGAGTTCCCAGAACTGTGTGGAGTAGAGCAGGAGTTGGTGAACCGTTGCATTAACGATGAAGACGGTGTAAAATTCCTGAAACTGATGAAAGATTTTGAAGCCTCTGTGGTTGCAGCAGGATCAGGATTTGATATGAATCCGTCTCCCGGAAATATTAAAGACGGTTTGATTACCGATGCTATGAAATCAGCAGGAGCTTCCAAAAAAGGCGGAGCTGCCCCAATTGTGGAAGTTCTTGATTTTACAGAATATGCTACAAAACCAGGTCTGAATCTTCTGTGCACTCCCGGAAATGATGCAGAATGTACAACCGCTTTAGTGGGTTCAGGTGCAACAGTTGTCCTTTTTACAACCGGTCTTGGAACTCCGATGGGAAATCCTATTGCTCCAGTTGTAAAGATTTCTTCAAACACTATTTTGGCAGAAAAAATGTCAGACATTATTGATTTCAATGCAGGTACAGTGATCAGCGGAGAAAAAACAATTCCCGAAGCAGCAGACGAACTTCTGGAACTCATCATCAACGTAGCCAGCGGCGAAGTAAGAACCAAAGCAGACGTTCTTAATCAGAATGATTTCATTCCATGGAGACGAGGGGTCTCTCTGTAA
- a CDS encoding bifunctional 4-hydroxy-2-oxoglutarate aldolase/2-dehydro-3-deoxy-phosphogluconate aldolase, whose protein sequence is MTKIQLVTNTIINQGALPLYYNADETVTLEILKSLYKAGIRAVEYTSRGEAALSNFTKMVEVRNTEMPEMLLGIGTIKNVKQAEEYYKAGADFFISPGFVAEVAEFLIPKDLLYSPGCMTPTEIIAAETAGVTFVKLFPGNALGPGFMSAIKDVFPNLKFMPTGGVDTTKESIDSWFKAGVSAVGMGSKLVSKELMAAKDYTTIEIETKKVLDIIQALK, encoded by the coding sequence ATGACAAAAATTCAATTGGTTACTAACACCATTATCAATCAGGGAGCTTTGCCTCTGTATTATAATGCTGATGAAACGGTAACTTTAGAAATATTAAAATCGCTTTACAAAGCAGGAATCCGTGCGGTAGAATATACCAGCCGTGGAGAAGCTGCGTTAAGCAATTTTACAAAAATGGTTGAAGTTCGTAATACAGAAATGCCTGAAATGCTTCTGGGAATCGGGACGATCAAGAATGTAAAACAAGCGGAAGAATATTATAAAGCAGGGGCAGATTTTTTTATCAGTCCGGGTTTTGTGGCAGAAGTTGCAGAATTTTTGATTCCAAAAGATTTATTATACAGTCCTGGTTGTATGACGCCGACCGAAATTATCGCAGCTGAAACTGCAGGCGTAACTTTCGTTAAATTATTTCCGGGTAACGCTTTGGGACCAGGATTTATGAGTGCCATCAAAGACGTTTTCCCGAATCTGAAATTTATGCCGACGGGAGGTGTTGATACTACAAAGGAAAGTATTGACAGCTGGTTCAAAGCCGGAGTTTCCGCAGTAGGAATGGGAAGCAAGCTGGTAAGCAAAGAATTAATGGCTGCTAAAGATTATACAACTATTGAAATTGAAACCAAAAAAGTGCTGGATATCATTCAGGCTTTAAAATAA
- a CDS encoding MFS transporter: MSSVKSLKPTQYRWTICLLLFLATTINYLDRQVLSLTWKDFIAPEFHWNNNDYGNITALFSIFYAVGMLFAGKFVDFMDTKKGFLWAIGVWSIGAVLHAFCGVATSGILTGSWTAGFHGSKELISTVSDTSAIISTSVTLFIFARFVLAIGEAGNFPAAIKTTAEYFPKKDRAFSTSIWNAGATVGALAAPITIPFIAKSMGWEWAFIIIGALGFIWMGLWVFVYKKPHLHKRVNEHELTYINQDQDDLPNEDTSVPEKVFTFRECFSYRQTWAFAFGKFMTDGVWWFFLFWTPAYLSSVYGMDSTQSALPLFVLYMITLLSIIGGWLPKYFVEKKGMNAYNGRMKAMLIFAFFPLLALLAQPLGTATYWIPVLIIGIAGAAHQAWSANIFSTVGDMFPKKAIATITGIGGMAGGIGSFIINKSSGVLFDHAHKAWSTVDGVPLLEKYPQYINDRLPDGFFEQLEKSGAIVKDGIDKGYMIIFSICAVAYLIAWAVMKTLVPKYKVISK, from the coding sequence ATGAGTTCAGTTAAATCTCTTAAGCCGACACAATACAGATGGACGATATGTCTTCTGTTATTTCTCGCTACGACGATCAATTATCTGGATCGTCAGGTTTTATCATTGACGTGGAAAGATTTTATCGCACCAGAATTTCACTGGAACAATAATGATTACGGAAACATCACCGCATTATTCTCCATATTTTATGCAGTGGGAATGCTTTTCGCAGGAAAATTCGTTGATTTTATGGATACCAAAAAAGGTTTCCTTTGGGCGATCGGGGTTTGGTCGATCGGTGCAGTGTTGCACGCATTCTGTGGAGTTGCTACTTCAGGAATCCTTACGGGAAGCTGGACAGCAGGTTTTCATGGTTCAAAAGAATTGATTTCTACGGTTTCTGATACATCTGCAATTATCAGTACGAGTGTTACCTTATTTATCTTTGCACGTTTCGTACTGGCTATTGGTGAGGCAGGAAATTTCCCGGCAGCAATTAAAACGACGGCAGAATATTTCCCTAAAAAAGACAGAGCATTTTCTACCAGTATCTGGAATGCCGGAGCAACGGTCGGAGCTTTAGCAGCACCAATTACGATTCCTTTTATTGCAAAATCAATGGGTTGGGAATGGGCGTTTATCATCATTGGTGCGCTAGGATTTATCTGGATGGGGCTTTGGGTGTTTGTTTACAAAAAGCCACATTTACATAAGAGAGTTAACGAACATGAATTAACATATATCAATCAGGATCAGGACGATCTTCCCAATGAAGACACTTCAGTTCCGGAAAAAGTATTTACATTCAGAGAATGTTTCAGCTACAGACAGACTTGGGCTTTTGCTTTCGGAAAATTTATGACAGATGGTGTTTGGTGGTTCTTTTTATTCTGGACTCCGGCATATTTAAGTTCGGTGTACGGGATGGATTCTACACAAAGTGCATTGCCGTTATTCGTATTGTATATGATTACTTTGCTGTCAATTATCGGCGGATGGCTTCCAAAATATTTTGTTGAAAAAAAAGGAATGAATGCTTACAATGGAAGAATGAAAGCGATGTTGATTTTTGCATTTTTCCCGCTTTTAGCACTTTTAGCACAACCGTTAGGAACAGCAACCTATTGGATTCCGGTTTTAATTATTGGTATTGCAGGAGCGGCACATCAAGCTTGGTCAGCGAATATCTTCTCAACCGTAGGAGATATGTTCCCTAAAAAAGCCATCGCAACCATCACTGGAATTGGCGGAATGGCAGGAGGAATCGGTTCATTTATTATTAATAAATCTTCAGGAGTATTATTTGACCATGCACACAAAGCTTGGTCAACTGTAGACGGAGTTCCGTTATTGGAAAAATATCCTCAGTACATTAACGACCGTTTGCCGGATGGTTTTTTTGAGCAATTGGAAAAGTCAGGAGCTATTGTAAAAGATGGAATTGACAAAGGATACATGATCATTTTCTCAATCTGTGCAGTTGCTTATCTGATCGCATGGGCAGTAATGAAAACATTGGTTCCTAAGTATAAAGTGATTAGTAAATAA
- the kduI gene encoding 5-dehydro-4-deoxy-D-glucuronate isomerase, with translation MTKSEFRYAHHPEDVKKYTTEDLRREFLINDLFNEDQINVVYSMYDRMIVGGAMPVKSALKLEPTDDLKAEHFLDRRELGIINVGASGKVTVDGEVFELGNKEALYIGKGAKDVVFENGNEGQTLFYFNSAPAHHTFPTKKITKNEAEIVELGETKYANRRTINKLIVNSVLETCQLQMGMTELHEGSVWNTMPSHTHTRRMEAYFYFDLEEGQAVSHFLGQPNETRHIFMKNNEAVLSPEWSIHSGVGTSNYTFIWGMAGENMDYGDMDAVKTNELK, from the coding sequence ATGACAAAATCAGAATTTCGATACGCCCATCATCCTGAAGATGTAAAAAAATATACAACTGAAGACCTGAGAAGGGAGTTTTTGATCAATGATTTATTTAATGAAGATCAAATCAATGTAGTGTATTCTATGTATGACAGAATGATCGTAGGAGGAGCAATGCCTGTAAAAAGTGCACTGAAACTTGAACCTACCGACGATCTGAAGGCAGAGCACTTTTTAGACAGAAGAGAATTGGGAATTATCAATGTTGGTGCTTCCGGAAAGGTAACCGTTGACGGAGAGGTTTTCGAGCTTGGAAACAAAGAAGCTTTATACATCGGAAAAGGAGCAAAAGATGTTGTTTTTGAAAACGGAAATGAAGGTCAGACTTTATTTTATTTCAATTCGGCACCTGCACATCATACTTTCCCTACAAAGAAAATCACTAAAAATGAAGCCGAAATCGTAGAATTAGGTGAGACAAAATACGCAAACAGACGTACAATCAACAAATTGATCGTCAACAGTGTATTGGAAACCTGCCAACTACAAATGGGAATGACCGAGCTGCACGAAGGAAGTGTTTGGAACACAATGCCTTCTCATACGCATACCCGTAGAATGGAAGCTTATTTTTATTTTGATCTTGAAGAAGGGCAGGCTGTCAGTCATTTTCTTGGCCAGCCAAATGAAACCCGTCATATCTTTATGAAAAACAATGAAGCGGTCTTGTCTCCGGAATGGTCTATCCACTCAGGGGTTGGTACATCCAACTACACCTTTATCTGGGGAATGGCAGGAGAAAATATGGATTATGGCGACATGGACGCTGTTAAAACTAATGAACTAAAGTAA
- the uxaC gene encoding glucuronate isomerase, with translation MKPFITDNFLLQNKYAEELYFKYAEKQPIIDYHNHLIPKDIAEDTVFENISKVWIAGDHYKWRAMRTLGVNEKFITGDSSDKEKFEAWAKTVPYTLRNPLYHWTHLELKRYFGIDELLNENNASEIYENITAQLQTPEKSTRGLLKMMNVESLCTTEDPTDLLNYHQDLAKSDFSIKVSTAFRPDKAILIENHNFADYISKLGESAGIEINSYQTLCDALLKRVEYFHENGCRLCDHGLNNISFEEASEAEVSAIFNDKISGKVIAEKQVNQFKTAILLFLGETYHKFGWVQQFHLGALRNNNERMHRILGPDTGWDSIGDFVQAETLSKLLNTLDGKDKLTKTILYNLNPADNEIFATMIGNFNDGSIKGKVQFGSGWWFLDQKDGMIKQMNALSNMGLISCFVGMLTDSRSFLSYPRHEYFRRVLCNLFGEEMKNGELPDDMELIGKTISDICYHNAKNYFDF, from the coding sequence ATGAAACCTTTTATTACAGATAATTTTTTATTACAAAATAAATACGCTGAAGAATTATACTTCAAGTACGCAGAAAAACAACCCATTATTGATTATCATAATCATTTAATCCCTAAAGATATTGCCGAAGACACTGTTTTCGAAAATATCTCTAAGGTTTGGATTGCTGGTGATCATTACAAATGGAGAGCGATGCGTACTCTTGGAGTAAACGAAAAATTCATTACCGGAGATTCTTCAGATAAAGAAAAATTTGAAGCTTGGGCAAAAACAGTTCCTTATACATTGAGAAATCCTTTGTATCACTGGACACATTTGGAGTTAAAGAGATATTTCGGAATTGATGAATTGTTGAATGAAAACAACGCATCAGAAATTTACGAAAACATCACCGCTCAGCTTCAGACACCTGAAAAATCTACAAGAGGTTTATTAAAAATGATGAATGTAGAATCTCTGTGCACAACAGAAGATCCTACAGATCTATTAAATTATCATCAGGATTTGGCGAAAAGCGATTTCAGCATAAAAGTAAGTACTGCTTTCCGTCCTGATAAAGCGATTTTGATTGAAAACCACAACTTCGCAGATTATATTTCTAAATTGGGCGAGTCGGCAGGAATTGAAATCAATTCTTACCAGACTTTGTGCGATGCTTTATTAAAAAGAGTAGAATATTTCCACGAAAACGGATGCAGATTGTGCGACCACGGATTGAATAATATTTCTTTCGAAGAAGCTTCAGAAGCTGAAGTAAGCGCCATTTTTAATGATAAAATTTCAGGAAAAGTAATCGCTGAAAAGCAGGTGAATCAGTTCAAAACTGCTATTTTATTATTCTTAGGCGAAACGTATCATAAATTCGGATGGGTTCAGCAGTTCCACTTGGGAGCTTTAAGAAATAACAACGAAAGAATGCACAGAATTTTAGGTCCTGATACGGGCTGGGATTCTATCGGTGACTTCGTACAGGCTGAAACGTTGTCTAAATTATTAAACACTTTAGACGGAAAAGATAAATTAACGAAAACGATTTTATATAATTTAAATCCTGCCGATAACGAGATTTTCGCAACAATGATCGGGAATTTCAACGACGGTAGCATAAAAGGAAAAGTACAGTTCGGTTCCGGATGGTGGTTTTTGGATCAGAAAGACGGAATGATCAAGCAGATGAATGCCCTTTCAAATATGGGATTAATCAGCTGTTTCGTAGGAATGCTGACGGATTCCAGAAGTTTTCTTTCTTACCCGAGACACGAATATTTCAGAAGAGTATTGTGTAACCTTTTCGGTGAAGAAATGAAAAACGGTGAATTACCGGATGATATGGAACTGATTGGTAAAACAATTTCCGATATTTGTTATCATAATGCTAAAAATTATTTTGATTTTTAA
- a CDS encoding bacteriocin-like protein, whose translation MKNLKKISREQLKSVQGGIYRAPDYMYACANMTYCYNKKDDVMGGTGIPTFYYGSDVPADATNVKLCGFELIIPAPAGC comes from the coding sequence ATGAAAAATTTAAAGAAAATCTCTAGAGAACAATTGAAATCTGTACAAGGCGGAATCTATAGGGCACCTGACTACATGTATGCCTGCGCAAATATGACATATTGTTATAATAAGAAAGATGATGTAATGGGAGGTACTGGAATACCTACCTTTTATTATGGATCAGATGTTCCCGCAGATGCAACTAATGTTAAATTATGTGGATTTGAACTAATAATACCAGCTCCTGCTGGTTGCTAA